Proteins from a genomic interval of Phlebotomus papatasi isolate M1 chromosome 3, Ppap_2.1, whole genome shotgun sequence:
- the LOC129807494 gene encoding protein asteroid: MGVKGLTTYIAKNAKKFLVPHELHDCNLVIDGDNLACQLFKKICSTTNCAFGGDYDMFYMQVCRFFILLDKCNVKSYVLLDGGYEEYRLRTVHTRLRSKIASIKHIDPSRPDTIHFPLLIREVFVRALKDMGIKVMRCLFEADEEVANLARRLDCPVLSYDSDFYIYNVLYIPFVSLTFKVYKKIIQRDGNQMIRTERCSMKARKRNRKARVPIMDIDGDENEPEDDSTEECYYYLDCCLYQMENLLKYTKLTEELLPFFGAIVGNDFTQQSKLKKFYSGVSMRRKKKDKSKYQRQIDGLIQWLQHESLSSALEKLEIRYDKASRENILDHIATASAPYTTTKTISCTFFGFEQDHQESVEEIPPEEDTTVQIQEDNNENNVENDEDEEDCDEETIKLAENPQRSKNIPFWLKEKFLRAELPRYCIDLIHLKMYVNNPQIENYKLPDANLVALDILLLLFRILNAPETPTLNYLTRLPGQVTYANKYLTFEESDTISFDPADEKNEKLFHYIFRNFENHKEIFNLLPALDNGQKIYFLAMVYWTKKSKLWTWLHIRSLILSMMILSFIDRKCGEIRTQENFERVNGKNLAKIKVELSKKCPLDDNPVELTESKGRQMRKKISKNECVLIQERILPFLSRNVHHKKSYTGFSSTVLHAFSEFQAVLYHMISLNSISNFPFDEPHVAKMYKGFLLFNLYTTLNKRDDPEHYLRDNLLKCAHNFWSYYNFLMTWLLKFIPEKNVNIE; this comes from the coding sequence atggGTGTTAAGGGTTTAACAACATACATTGCaaagaatgcaaaaaaattcctCGTGCCCCATGAGCTCCATGACTGCAATCTAGTAATAGATGGAGACAATTTAGCCTGTCAGCTGTTTAAGAAGATTTGCAGTACGACCAATTGTGCCTTTGGTGGAGACTACGACATGTTCTACATGCAAGTCTGTCGCTTCTTCATTCTCCTGGATAAGTGCAATGTAAAGTCCTATGTTCTCCTCGATGGTGGTTACGAAGAATATCGCCTCCGGACAGTTCATACAAGATTGAGATCAAAAATTGCCAGTATTAAGCACATAGATCCTAGCCGACCAGACACCattcactttcccctactcatcCGTGAGGTCTTTGTAAGAGCCCTGAAGGACATGGGCATCAAAGTAATGAGATGTCTCTTTGAAGCTGATGAAGAAGTAGCCAATCTGGCCAGACGCCTCGATTGTCCTGTTCTGAGTTATGATTCGGATTTCTACATCTACAATGTACTTTACATCCCCTTTGTTTCTCTGACTTTCAAAGTCTACAAGAAAATCATCCAGAGAGATGGAAACCAGATGATTCGAACTGAAAGATGCTCCATGAAGGCACGAAAGAGAAATCGAAAAGCCAGAGTACCTATAATGGACATTGATGGAGATGAAAATGAACCAGAAGATGATTCAACTGAAGAATGCTACTACTATTTGGACTGTTGCCTCTACCAAATGGAAAATCTTCTGAAATACACAAAACTTACAGAAGAACTTCTACCATTTTTTGGTGCAATCGTCGGAAATGATTTTACCCAACAGTCCAAGTTGAAAAAATTCTACAGTGGAGTCAGTATGAGAAGAAAGAAGAAGGATAAATCCAAGTATCAGAGACAAATTGATGGACTTATTCAATGGTTACAGCATGAATCATTGTCATCAGCTTTGGAAAAATTAGAAATACGCTATGATAAAGCCAGTAGAGAGAATATTCTTGATCACATTGCAACTGCATCTGCTCCATATACCACCACAAAGACTATCTCCTGCACTTTTTTTGGATTCGAACAAGATCACCAGGAGAGTGTAGAAGAGATTCCTCCTGAAGAGGATACCACAGTACAAATTCAAGAAGACAACAATGAGAATAATGTTGAAAATGACGAGGACGAGGAGGATTGTGATgaagaaacaataaaattggcAGAAAATCCTCAAAGATCCAAAAACATCCCATTTTGGCTGAAAGAGAAATTCCTCCGAGCAGAACTACCACGGTACTGCATTGATCTCATTCATCTCAAAATGTATGTAAATAATCctcaaattgaaaattacaaactcCCAGATGCCAATCTTGTTGCCCTGGATATTCTTCTACTTCTCTTCCGGATACTCAATGCCCCTGAAACTCCAACGCTCAACTATCTCACAAGACTTCCGGGTCAGGTTACCTATGCCAACAAGTATCTGACATTTGAAGAATCAGATACCATCTCATTTGATCCAGCAGACGAAAAGAATGAAAAACTATTTCATTATATTTTCCggaattttgaaaatcacaaagagattttcaatttattgccAGCTCTCGACAATGGACAGAAAATCTACTTCCTCGCCATGGTGTATTGGACCAAAAAGTCGAAACTCTGGACATGGTTACATATTAGAAGCCTAATCTTGTCTATGAtgatcctcagttttattgacCGAAAATGCGGAGAAATTCGCACTCAAGAAAATTTTGAACGTGTCAATGGGAAAAATCTTGCAAAGATAAAGGTAGAATTGTCTAAAAAATGCCCATTGGACGATAATCCAGTAGAACTTACAGAATCCAAAGGACGTCAAATGAGAAAGAAAATCAGTAAGAATGAATGTGTACTGATTCAGGAGCGAATTTTGCCATTTCTCTCCCGAAATGTTCATCATAAAAAATCCTACACAGGATTCTCCAGTACTGTTCTTCATGCATTTTCAGAATTTCAAGCTGTACTCTATCACATGATTAGCCTCaattccatttcgaattttcccTTTGACGAACCACACGTGGCTAAGATGTACAAAGGTTTTCTACTTTTTAATCTCTACACTACACTCAATAAACGTGATGATCCTGAACACTACCTTCGAGATAATTTACTCAAATGTGCCCACAATTTCTGGTCATACTACAATTTTCTAATGACATGGCTCCTGAAGTTTATCCCTGAGAAGAAtgtaaatattgaataa